The Streptomyces phaeolivaceus genome has a window encoding:
- a CDS encoding MFS transporter, whose product MAADIRLASPQGRWILLTTVLGSSMAMLDSTVVNVALPRIGLDLDADLASLQWIVNAYTLTLAGLILLGGALGDRFGRRKVFVVGVVWFAAASLLCGIAPGGGVLIAARALQGVGGALLTPGSLALIQASFHPDDRAKAVGLWSGFGGIGAAVGPFLGGWLVDGPGWRWVFLLNVPLALLCVPVALRHVPESAGGGRSHDRGFDILGAVLGAASLAFITYALIEARAGTLAVAVTALAGVATAVAFVQVERRRPDPMMPPEIFASRQFTAVNIVTLFVYAAFGGFFFLAALQLQVVSGYSALGAGTALLPITVLMLLLSARAGALGERVGPRIPLTIGPLLCTAGVLLMLRVGPDASYVRDVLPALLVMGLGMVSLVAPLTATVLASVTTDHAGLASGINNAAARAAGLLAVAALPLIAGMGPETYRSPTQFDSAFDTAMVACAIALLTASALAYATVRRPAPDCSHPECRTHGCVTAPPLEGERPRGA is encoded by the coding sequence ATGGCCGCCGACATACGCCTCGCCTCCCCCCAGGGCAGGTGGATCCTCCTGACCACCGTGCTCGGCTCCAGCATGGCCATGCTGGACTCGACGGTCGTCAACGTCGCCCTCCCTCGCATCGGCCTCGACCTGGACGCCGACCTCGCCAGCCTCCAGTGGATCGTCAACGCCTACACACTCACCCTCGCCGGCCTCATCCTCCTCGGCGGCGCCCTCGGCGACCGCTTCGGCCGCCGCAAGGTGTTCGTCGTGGGCGTGGTCTGGTTCGCCGCCGCCTCCCTCCTCTGCGGCATCGCCCCGGGCGGCGGCGTACTGATCGCCGCCCGAGCCCTGCAGGGCGTCGGCGGCGCCCTCCTCACCCCCGGCTCCCTCGCCCTCATCCAGGCGTCCTTCCACCCCGACGACCGGGCGAAGGCGGTGGGCCTGTGGTCCGGCTTCGGCGGCATAGGCGCGGCCGTCGGTCCGTTCCTGGGCGGCTGGCTGGTGGACGGCCCCGGCTGGCGCTGGGTCTTCCTCCTGAACGTCCCCCTGGCCCTCCTCTGCGTCCCCGTCGCCCTCCGCCACGTACCGGAGTCGGCTGGGGGAGGTCGTAGCCACGACAGGGGTTTCGACATCCTGGGCGCCGTACTCGGCGCCGCGTCTCTCGCGTTCATCACGTACGCGCTGATCGAGGCCAGAGCGGGCACCCTCGCGGTCGCGGTCACCGCGCTCGCCGGAGTGGCGACGGCGGTGGCGTTCGTCCAGGTCGAGCGCCGCCGCCCCGACCCCATGATGCCGCCGGAGATCTTCGCGTCCCGCCAGTTCACGGCGGTCAACATCGTCACCCTGTTCGTGTACGCGGCCTTCGGCGGCTTCTTCTTCCTCGCCGCGCTCCAGCTCCAGGTGGTCTCCGGCTACTCGGCCCTCGGCGCCGGTACGGCCCTGCTCCCCATCACCGTCCTGATGCTGCTGCTCTCCGCCCGCGCGGGCGCCCTCGGCGAACGCGTCGGCCCCCGTATCCCCCTCACGATCGGCCCGCTGCTGTGCACGGCGGGCGTCCTGCTGATGCTGCGGGTGGGCCCCGACGCCTCGTACGTGCGGGACGTCCTGCCCGCCCTCCTGGTGATGGGCCTCGGCATGGTCTCCCTCGTGGCGCCGCTGACCGCCACGGTCCTCGCCTCGGTCACCACCGACCACGCGGGTCTCGCCAGCGGCATCAACAACGCCGCCGCCCGAGCGGCGGGCCTCCTGGCGGTGGCCGCGCTGCCGCTGATCGCGGGCATGGGCCCGGAGACGTACCGCTCGCCCACCCAGTTCGACAGCGCCTTCGACACGGCCATGGTGGCCTGCGCGATCGCCCTCCTCACCGCCTCCGCCCTCGCCTACGCCACCGTCCGCCGCCCCGCGCCCGACTGCAGCCACCCCGAATGCCGCACCCACGGCTGCGTGACGGCTCCGCCGCTGGAGGGGGAGCGGCCTCGGGGTGCGTAG
- a CDS encoding tryptophan 2,3-dioxygenase family protein encodes MSLPAQPHEASEPETPHLDFQGTTPYEDYVQADVLTHLQHPLSDDPGEMVFLVTTQVMELWFTVIVHEWETATTAIRNDDVARAKDALKRSVRELEALNASWKPLGQLTPGQFNAYRAALGEGSGFQSAMYRRMEFLLGEKSASMLVPHRGAPRVHAELEKALHEPSLYDEVLRLLARRGHAIPDSVVRRDVSQRYEPSPEVEEAWTELYSGDPDHELARLGEALTDVAELVWRWRNDHLVATRRAMGAKAGTGGSAGVAWLEKRARKNVFPELWTARSHV; translated from the coding sequence ATGTCCCTTCCGGCTCAGCCCCACGAGGCTTCGGAGCCCGAGACCCCGCATCTCGACTTCCAGGGAACGACCCCGTACGAGGACTACGTCCAGGCGGACGTCCTCACCCACCTCCAGCACCCCCTCTCCGACGACCCCGGAGAGATGGTCTTCCTGGTGACGACCCAGGTCATGGAGCTGTGGTTCACCGTCATCGTCCACGAGTGGGAGACCGCGACCACCGCGATCCGCAATGACGACGTGGCGAGGGCGAAGGACGCGCTGAAGCGTTCCGTCCGCGAGCTGGAGGCCCTGAACGCCTCCTGGAAGCCCCTCGGCCAGCTCACCCCCGGCCAGTTCAACGCCTACCGTGCCGCCCTCGGCGAGGGCTCCGGCTTCCAGTCCGCGATGTACCGCCGGATGGAGTTCCTGCTAGGCGAGAAGTCCGCCTCCATGCTCGTCCCGCACCGGGGCGCCCCGCGCGTCCACGCCGAACTGGAGAAGGCGCTGCACGAGCCGAGCCTCTACGACGAGGTCCTGCGGCTCCTGGCCCGCCGCGGCCACGCGATCCCCGACTCCGTCGTACGCCGTGACGTCTCCCAGCGCTACGAGCCGTCCCCCGAGGTCGAGGAGGCGTGGACCGAGCTGTACTCCGGCGACCCGGACCATGAACTCGCCCGTCTCGGCGAGGCGTTGACCGATGTCGCCGAACTCGTCTGGCGCTGGCGCAACGACCATCTGGTCGCCACCCGCCGCGCGATGGGCGCCAAGGCCGGCACGGGCGGCTCCGCCGGTGTCGCCTGGCTGGAGAAGCGGGCCCGGAAGAACGTCTTCCCCGAGCTGTGGACGGCGCGCTCCCATGTCTGA
- a CDS encoding DUF3151 domain-containing protein, with translation MTIHENLLGGPPPTHLPDDPEPRELLANGTAPADVAAKYPTSSLAWAQLADEAYERGSVVESYAYARTGYHRGLDSLRRNGWKGHGPVPWEHEPNRGFLRALHALARAAGDIGEQEEYARCSQFLKDSSPTAAQTLG, from the coding sequence ATGACGATTCACGAGAACCTCCTCGGGGGCCCGCCCCCGACGCACCTCCCCGACGACCCGGAACCCCGCGAACTCCTCGCGAACGGCACCGCCCCCGCCGACGTCGCCGCCAAGTACCCCACCTCCTCCCTCGCCTGGGCCCAGCTCGCCGACGAGGCGTACGAGCGGGGCAGCGTCGTGGAGTCGTACGCCTACGCCCGTACGGGCTACCACCGCGGCCTCGACTCGCTGCGCCGCAACGGCTGGAAGGGCCACGGCCCCGTCCCCTGGGAGCACGAGCCGAACCGCGGCTTCCTGCGCGCCCTGCACGCCCTCGCCCGTGCCGCCGGTGACATCGGCGAGCAGGAGGAGTACGCGCGCTGCTCCCAGTTCCTGAAGGACTCCTCCCCGACGGCGGCGCAGACGCTCGGCTGA
- a CDS encoding polyamine aminopropyltransferase has translation MIEPHAPAPPGAPPPWRGHGGPGTQAWLPVRPGIGRFLVLAGVFVCAACGLVYELELVALASYLIGDSVTQASVVLSVMVFAMGIGSLLAKRLRPRAALGFGAIEAALALVGGCSALALYAAFAWTGDWGGMWASGSRYLLVAFSLAIGLLIGAEVPLLMELIQRIRRQDAGGAVADLFAADYVGALVGGLAFPFLLLPWLGQLTGALLTGTVNALVGGALVLGLFRHDLSRRDRWLLLTTNLAVLGLLATAAVHVDDFERAARRAVYGKDVRVALQTGHQEVVLTGGRDGRPLSLFLDGRLRISGRDEHRYHRALVHPAVDAGPHARVLVLGGGDGLAAREVLRHDGVRRVDVVEIDPGVVRLARTDPALSALNGHAYDDDRVRVHTEDSFAWLRVARPTLPYDVVISDLPDPGITASTKLYSQEFYGLAREVLAPDGRMVVHAGPVSSRRQVFWTVDATVRATGLRTTPYRVVSADPGFVTGPDRTAHTSRAPHDWGFVLATRPGAGHPAAPDLGSGAARLTATDGVRDLPPSTLVHPRYAD, from the coding sequence CCCCGCACCCCCCGGCGCCCCTCCCCCCTGGCGGGGCCACGGCGGCCCGGGTACCCAGGCGTGGCTGCCCGTCCGCCCCGGAATCGGCCGCTTCCTCGTCCTCGCCGGCGTCTTCGTCTGCGCCGCCTGCGGACTCGTGTACGAACTCGAACTCGTCGCCCTCGCCTCGTACTTGATCGGCGACTCCGTCACCCAGGCCTCGGTCGTCCTCTCCGTCATGGTCTTCGCCATGGGCATCGGCTCCCTCCTCGCCAAACGCCTCCGCCCCCGCGCGGCCCTCGGCTTCGGCGCCATCGAGGCCGCCCTCGCCCTGGTCGGCGGCTGCAGCGCCCTCGCGCTGTACGCGGCGTTCGCCTGGACCGGCGACTGGGGCGGCATGTGGGCCAGCGGCTCCCGCTATCTCCTGGTCGCGTTCTCCCTGGCCATCGGGCTGCTCATCGGCGCCGAGGTCCCCCTGCTGATGGAGCTGATCCAGCGCATCCGCCGCCAGGACGCGGGCGGCGCGGTCGCCGACCTGTTCGCCGCCGACTATGTGGGCGCCCTCGTCGGCGGCCTCGCCTTCCCCTTCCTCCTCCTGCCCTGGCTCGGCCAGCTGACCGGCGCCCTGCTCACCGGCACGGTCAACGCCCTCGTCGGCGGCGCCCTCGTCCTCGGACTGTTCCGCCACGACCTCAGCCGCCGCGACCGCTGGCTGCTGCTGACCACCAACCTCGCCGTCCTCGGCCTCCTCGCCACCGCCGCCGTACACGTCGACGACTTCGAACGCGCCGCCCGGCGCGCGGTGTACGGCAAGGACGTCCGGGTCGCGCTGCAGACCGGCCACCAGGAGGTCGTCCTCACCGGCGGCCGGGACGGGCGCCCGCTCTCCCTCTTCCTCGACGGGCGGCTGCGCATCAGCGGACGCGACGAACACCGCTACCACCGGGCCCTCGTCCACCCCGCCGTCGACGCCGGCCCGCACGCCCGCGTCCTCGTCCTCGGCGGCGGTGACGGCCTCGCCGCCCGCGAGGTGCTCCGCCACGACGGCGTACGCCGGGTGGACGTCGTCGAGATCGACCCGGGCGTGGTGCGACTGGCCCGCACCGACCCCGCGCTCTCCGCGCTCAACGGCCACGCCTACGACGACGACCGGGTCCGCGTCCACACGGAGGACTCCTTCGCCTGGCTGCGCGTCGCCCGCCCGACGCTGCCGTACGACGTCGTGATCTCCGATCTGCCCGACCCCGGGATCACGGCGAGCACGAAGCTCTACTCGCAGGAGTTCTACGGCCTGGCCCGTGAGGTGCTGGCCCCGGACGGTCGCATGGTCGTGCACGCGGGGCCCGTGTCGTCCCGGCGGCAGGTGTTCTGGACGGTCGACGCCACCGTCCGGGCCACGGGGCTGCGCACCACGCCGTACCGGGTCGTCTCCGCCGACCCCGGCTTCGTCACCGGCCCCGACCGTACGGCCCACACCTCCCGCGCGCCCCACGACTGGGGCTTCGTCCTGGCGACCCGGCCCGGGGCGGGCCACCCCGCCGCGCCGGACCTCGGCTCCGGCGCCGCGCGCCTCACCGCCACCGACGGCGTACGCGACCTGCCCCCGTCGACCCTCGTCCACCCGAGGTACGCCGACTGA
- a CDS encoding SRPBCC family protein: MEHEVFVPVPVGRLREALSDPERVARAVPGLQQEAGTPPVAGRLKVRVAGHTITYRGALRVTDQDDGSYAVEGDAAEVRGTGTVKLALTLRLAPAPEGTTLTYTGTATADGRITELPSDSVASALTRLLGRFAENLATPPEPERTPQAEAERESEGEVESGGAVDESAEAGQAAEESAGDESSGSLFEADVPPSALDPYADGDFVAGSEPPAEAAHARRTMIGRSAEEVDHAPPRGRYAPVPAPETGSATATLRWAAPAAALAVASAIIVTRALRKRR, encoded by the coding sequence ATGGAGCATGAGGTGTTCGTTCCGGTTCCCGTCGGCCGCCTCCGGGAGGCGCTGTCCGACCCCGAGCGGGTGGCCCGAGCGGTCCCCGGGCTCCAGCAGGAGGCGGGCACCCCACCCGTCGCCGGGCGCCTGAAGGTACGGGTCGCGGGCCACACCATCACCTATCGCGGCGCCCTCCGCGTCACCGACCAGGACGACGGTTCGTACGCCGTGGAGGGCGACGCCGCCGAGGTCCGGGGCACCGGCACCGTGAAACTCGCCCTCACCCTCCGCCTCGCTCCGGCGCCCGAGGGCACCACCCTCACGTACACCGGCACCGCCACCGCCGACGGCCGTATCACCGAACTCCCCTCCGACTCGGTCGCCTCGGCCCTGACCCGACTGCTGGGAAGGTTCGCGGAGAATCTGGCGACACCACCGGAGCCGGAGCGGACGCCTCAGGCCGAGGCCGAGCGGGAGAGCGAGGGTGAGGTGGAGAGCGGTGGAGCCGTTGACGAGTCGGCGGAGGCGGGGCAGGCGGCCGAGGAGAGCGCGGGGGACGAGTCCTCGGGCTCCCTCTTCGAGGCCGACGTTCCGCCGTCGGCGCTGGACCCCTACGCCGACGGGGACTTCGTCGCCGGGAGCGAGCCGCCCGCGGAGGCCGCGCACGCACGGCGGACGATGATCGGCCGCAGCGCGGAGGAGGTCGACCACGCCCCGCCGCGCGGCCGGTACGCCCCGGTCCCGGCCCCCGAGACCGGCTCCGCGACCGCCACCCTCCGCTGGGCGGCCCCCGCCGCCGCCCTAGCCGTCGCCTCAGCCATCATCGTGACCCGAGCCTTGCGCAAGCGCCGCTGA
- the fbaA gene encoding class II fructose-bisphosphate aldolase: MPIATPEVYNEMLDRAKAGKFAYPAINVTSTQTLHAALRGFAEAESDGIVQISTGGAEFLGGQYSKDMVTGSVALAEFAHIVAEKYPVTVALHTDHCPKDKLDGYVRPLIAVSEERVKAGRNPLFQSHMWDGSAETLADNLSIAQELLARAAAAKIILEVEITPTGGEEDGVSHEINDSLYTTVDDAIRTAEALGLGEKGRYLLAASFGNVHGVYKPGNVVLRPDLLKQLNDGVASRFGKESPFDFVFHGGSGSTEDEIRTALENGVVKMNIDTDTQYAFTRPVAAHMFQNYDGVLKVDGEVGNKKTYDPRTWGKLAEASMAARVVEACGNLRSAGTKIK, from the coding sequence ATGCCCATCGCAACCCCCGAGGTCTACAACGAGATGCTCGACCGGGCGAAGGCAGGCAAGTTCGCCTACCCGGCCATCAACGTGACCTCGACCCAGACGCTGCACGCCGCGCTGCGGGGCTTCGCGGAGGCGGAGAGCGACGGCATCGTCCAGATCTCGACCGGCGGTGCCGAGTTCCTGGGCGGTCAGTACAGCAAGGACATGGTGACGGGCTCCGTCGCCCTGGCCGAGTTCGCGCACATCGTGGCCGAGAAGTACCCCGTCACGGTCGCGCTGCACACCGACCACTGCCCGAAGGACAAGCTGGACGGCTACGTACGTCCGCTGATCGCGGTGTCGGAGGAGCGGGTCAAGGCCGGCCGCAACCCGCTGTTCCAGTCCCACATGTGGGACGGCTCGGCCGAGACCCTCGCCGACAACCTCTCCATCGCGCAGGAACTGCTCGCCCGCGCCGCCGCCGCGAAGATCATCCTTGAGGTCGAGATCACCCCGACCGGTGGCGAGGAGGACGGCGTCTCGCACGAGATCAACGACTCCCTCTACACGACGGTCGACGACGCGATCCGTACGGCCGAGGCGCTGGGCCTGGGCGAGAAGGGCCGCTACCTGCTCGCCGCGTCCTTCGGCAACGTCCACGGCGTCTACAAGCCGGGCAACGTCGTCCTGCGCCCCGACCTCCTCAAGCAGCTCAACGACGGCGTGGCCTCCCGCTTCGGCAAGGAGTCCCCGTTCGACTTCGTCTTCCACGGCGGCTCCGGCTCGACGGAGGACGAGATCCGTACGGCCCTGGAGAACGGCGTCGTCAAGATGAACATCGACACCGACACCCAGTACGCCTTCACGCGCCCCGTCGCGGCCCACATGTTCCAGAACTACGACGGCGTGCTCAAGGTCGACGGCGAGGTCGGCAACAAGAAGACCTACGACCCCCGCACCTGGGGCAAGCTCGCGGAGGCCTCCATGGCCGCCCGAGTCGTCGAGGCCTGCGGCAACCTGCGCTCGGCGGGCACGAAGATCAAGTAA
- the pyrE gene encoding orotate phosphoribosyltransferase: MTDVDVRGSLLRQIKDKAVVHGKVTLSSGLEADYYVDLRRVTLDGEAAPLVGQVLLDLTADLDFDAVGGLTMGADPVAASMLHAAAARGKRLDAFVVRKAAKAHGMQRQVEGPDIAGRRVVVVEDTSTTGGSPLTAVEAVRAAGAEVVAVATIVDRATGAAEKIEQGAGVPYRFAFSKDELGLD, from the coding sequence ATGACTGACGTGGACGTACGTGGATCTCTGCTGCGGCAGATCAAGGACAAGGCCGTGGTGCACGGCAAGGTGACCCTGTCGTCGGGTCTGGAGGCGGACTACTACGTCGACCTGCGCCGCGTCACCCTCGACGGGGAGGCCGCCCCGCTGGTCGGGCAGGTGCTGCTCGACCTGACCGCCGACCTCGACTTCGACGCGGTCGGCGGTCTCACGATGGGCGCCGACCCGGTCGCCGCCTCGATGCTGCACGCGGCTGCCGCGCGGGGCAAGCGGCTGGACGCGTTCGTCGTCCGTAAGGCGGCCAAGGCGCACGGTATGCAGCGTCAGGTGGAGGGACCGGACATCGCCGGCCGCCGGGTCGTCGTCGTCGAGGACACCTCCACCACCGGCGGCTCCCCGCTGACCGCCGTCGAGGCCGTGCGCGCGGCCGGGGCCGAGGTCGTCGCCGTCGCCACCATCGTCGACCGCGCGACCGGCGCCGCCGAGAAGATCGAGCAGGGCGCCGGGGTCCCGTACCGGTTCGCGTTCTCGAAGGACGAACTGGGCCTCGACTGA
- a CDS encoding aldose epimerase family protein produces the protein MSSELIMLAAGDAEVGLAPGNGGRVAGLRVGGVELLRQGERFGCFPMVPWCGRVRDGRFRDGGSVRQMPLNAPPHAIHGTTREAAWRVASHGATEAVLTYDLVDPWPYPGRVTQAFTLTPDSLTLTMSVEAYDSSFPAQIGWHPWFNRNLDGGGADADADADVRIDFTPAWQEERGADHLPTGNRVDPEPGPWDDCFGMPDGVDVTLTWPERLELKVASREEWVVVYDEQAEAVCVEPQTGPPNGLNTHPRLVTPIDPLEATTTWSWRRL, from the coding sequence GTGAGTAGCGAACTGATCATGTTGGCCGCGGGTGACGCGGAGGTGGGGCTGGCGCCGGGGAACGGCGGCCGGGTGGCGGGGCTCCGGGTCGGCGGCGTCGAACTGCTGCGCCAGGGCGAGCGGTTCGGCTGCTTCCCGATGGTGCCGTGGTGCGGACGCGTCCGGGACGGCCGGTTCCGCGACGGCGGCAGCGTCCGGCAGATGCCCCTCAACGCCCCGCCCCACGCCATCCACGGCACCACCCGCGAGGCCGCCTGGCGCGTCGCGAGCCACGGCGCCACCGAGGCCGTCCTCACCTACGACCTGGTCGACCCCTGGCCCTACCCCGGCCGTGTCACCCAGGCGTTCACCCTCACCCCGGACAGCCTCACCCTCACCATGTCCGTGGAGGCGTACGACTCGTCCTTCCCGGCCCAGATCGGCTGGCACCCCTGGTTCAACCGCAATCTGGACGGCGGCGGCGCGGACGCCGACGCGGACGCGGACGTGAGGATCGACTTCACGCCCGCCTGGCAGGAGGAGCGCGGCGCCGACCACCTGCCCACCGGCAACCGCGTCGACCCCGAGCCCGGCCCCTGGGACGACTGCTTCGGCATGCCCGACGGCGTCGACGTCACCCTCACCTGGCCGGAACGCCTGGAGTTGAAGGTCGCCTCCCGGGAGGAGTGGGTCGTCGTCTACGACGAGCAGGCGGAGGCCGTCTGCGTCGAGCCGCAGACCGGGCCGCCCAACGGCCTGAACACGCACCCCCGCCTCGTCACCCCCATCGACCCGCTGGAGGCGACCACGACCTGGAGCTGGCGCCGCCTGTAG